CGATCTCCTCAGGAACATAAAGTTCCATACGGTGTCCCATATTGAATACCTTGTACATTTCTTGCCAATCTGTATTCGATTCTTTTTGAATTAACTCGAATAATGCTGGAATCGGGAACAAGTTATCTTTGATTACGTGAACAGCATCCACGAAATGTAATACCTTCGTCTGTGCACCGCCAGAACAGTGAACCATACCATCAATTTGCGAACGGTATTTATCCAAGATCTGTTTAATCACTGGTGCATAGGTACGAGTTGCCGATAAAACAAGCTTACCTGCTGTAATCTCCTCGCCAGTTTCTACTTTAATCTTATCCGTTAATGCCTTTCCGCCAGCGAATACCAAATCGTATGGCACCGCAGGGTCGAAGCTCTCCGGATATTTCTCAGCGATATATTTGCTAAATACATCATGGCGTGCAGATGTCAATCCGTTGGATCCCATTCCGCCATTGTATTCTTTTTCATAAGTTGCCTGTCCGTAAGAAGCTAAACCAACGATCACATTTCCAGCCTGAATACGGTGGTTGGAGATAACGTCTTCGCGTTTCATACGACAAGTAACTGTACTGTCTACGATAATAGTTCTTACTAGATCGCCTACATCAGCAGTTTCGCCGCCAGTAGAGTAGATACCCATACCTAACTCGCGAAGCTCCGCAAGGATTTCTTCAGTTCCGTTGATAATTTCTGCGATAACTTCACCCGGAATCAGGTTCTTGTTACGGCCAATCGTAGAAGATAATAAGATGTTGTCGATTGCACCAACACAAAGTAGATCATCCACATTCATGATGATAGCATCCTGCGCTATTCCACGCCAAACCGACGCATCGCCAGTCTCTTTCCAGTAAACATAGGCTAAAGATGATTTTGTACCCGCACCATCTGCATGCATGATATTACACCATTCCTCATCGGAACCTAATATATCAGGGATAATCTTACAGAAAGCTTTTGGGAACAATCCTTTATCAATGTTTTTAATCGCATTGTGCACATCCTCTTTACCAGCGGATACACCTCTTTGGTTGTATTTTAAATCTGACATCTTGCTTGCAAAAATAAACAAACCTCTTGATTATAGCGAAAGTTTTTCGCGAGCAAATGCCTTTAAATCCAATTCAATAGATTTATTAGGCAGATAGGTTAAAGAATCTGTGCCCAATGCTCTTTAAGAAGCGCTAAATGGAAGCGTGCATTCGCCGGACTGGTGCTGGGAAGTCCAATATATTCAACGCCTTCAACACGCTTTAATAGCTTATCGTGCAAGGCCATCGCCTTCTGTCCATTGAAAAATACGCGTTTGATACCGGGATAGGTAGCGAGCAACTCTGGAATTGCATTCGCCTGCACTTCCGAAATATCCGAGTCCATACTGCCCGGACGGATCGCTGTAGCACAAACATCCCAAAGCGCCACTCCGTTCTTTAACAGAAGCCGCTTACGGTCTTCATACTGACCGCTGAGTTCCTCTTCGAACAGTAGGTGCATCAACTTCCAAAATCTATTCTGTGGATGCCCATAATATTGTTGTTGGAGGAGTGATAGGTCGCCCGGTAAACTCCCTAAAATAAGAACCTTCGCATCAGCGGAGATAATAGGTGGAAAAGAAGATTTAAAATCCATTAAAAAAACTTAATATCTTTTCAATTTACTAATCTTTTCCTTTTGTTGCACTAATACTTCAGCCCGGTCTGCTAACTCAGCCTGCCATTTCGGATCTGCCTGCTCAGGAAGTCCCTTCACGAATTTCCCATCAAAGTAATAGAACCTAAATTCCTCCGCCTTTTCGGTCTTAGAATAATCAAATTCGGGTGCATACATATGCGCATTATAGCGATAGAGTTCCTCCAGAACAAAAGAAACCTGATTGTCCTTGAAGTAATAATAGTCATTCGTGTAACCACCCTCACCATAATATTTGATATCCATCTTCTCCATGATGTTATTCTTGTAGTAGAAATAAGCAATTCCTCCCTCGGTCGATTCGCCCAACACCTCTGCCGAGTCGATTTTATCCCAGTCTGTGATCGCATGAATTCGCTCGTAGTTATCACGAATGCTCTGTATAGTATCTACTTTCACCTGAGTAACCAGACCCGTATCTAGTGCGGTACTATCCGTCTGCGTAGTCTGCTGATTGTTATTATTTCCCTGACAAGCGGCCGCTAGGACCGCAATGGCTAGAGGAATATATGCTAGTGCTCTCATATTATTAGTGTTTGAATATAGAAACGAATAGGAGGGGGTATTGTTTTTTATGAGACATTAGACATTAGATATTAGACATTAGAGTATGGCGGCTTGATATTTGGTTTTGAAAATGTTGTCTGAAAGGATTTGCAGGATGGGTTGTTTTGAACCAGGAAAGGAAGGATTTAAGGATTCGCAGGATCTGGTTTAGCTATTACCTTTTTATTTCGTTTTTCACATCCCTTTTAAACTCCTATCATAGCCCTTTGGGAGCGGCTTTGATAGGGGTTTAAAAGGGATGTGAAAGGGCTTTACAAGGGTTTTAAGCAGAAGGAAAGTAAAGCCGTTTATTATGAAGTATTGACTACGAAAAAAGGATGTAACGACACGATCCTGCCCATCCTTGCATCTTTTTTTTTCTTGGTTCAAAACAACATTTAAGCCAGATCCTGCCAATCCTTGCATCCTTCCTTTCCTGGTTCAAAACAATACATCCATCCTTACATCTTTTTTTAACCCAGCCCCATCCCAATAATCCACAAAAAAAGGGTTGCGAAAGCAACCCTTTTTTCTAGACGACATACGTCTAATATCTAATGTCTAAAATCTAATATCTAACAATTAATGTTTGAAATGTCTAACGCCTGTAGTTACCATAGCAACTCTTTTTTCGTTAGCCATATCTATTGACAATTGATCTTTGATGGAACCACCTGGTTGCAATACGGCTACAACACCAGCGTCACCAGCGATTTCAACACAGTCAGGGAATGGGAAGAAGGCATCCGATGCCATCACACTGCCCTTGATTTCGAAACCGAAAGATTGTGCTTTCTCGATTGCTTGTTTTAATGCATCAACACGTGATGTTTGACCAACGCCTGAAGCGATTAAAGTACCGTCTTTAGCAAATACGATCGTGTTAGATTTTGTATGCTTAACGATTTTATTAGCGAAGTAAAGATCCTTTAATTGCTCTTCCGTAGGTTTTACTTCCGTAATGGAAGTCATTTCCTTAGGACCTTCGACCGTATTGTCTTTATCTTGAAGAATAACACCGTTCAACAAAGTTTTGAACTGTTGTGAAGGTAATGCTACTTCTTTACGACGTAGGATAATGCGATTCTTCTTAGCTGTCAATACTTGTAGAGCATCTTCGCTGTATGAAGGTGCTATCAACACTTCAAAGAATAAGTTGTTGATTTCTTCTGCTGTTTCCTTGTCAACCTCTGCATTGCAGATTAAAACACCACCAAATGCGGATACAGGATCACATGCTAACGCGGCTAACCAAGCCTCTTTGATTGTATTGCGAGAAGCAACACCACAAGCATTGGTATGTTTTAATATCGCGAAGGTAGGCTCCTGGAACTCGTCGATAATAGCAACTGCTGCATCAACGTCTACTAAGTTGTTGTATGAAAGTTCTTTACCGTTTAATTTATCGAACATGGCGTCTAAGTTTCCAAAGAATACACCCTTTTGGTGTGGGTTTTCTCCGTAACGCAATGTTTGTGCTTTTTGCTCCGATTGTTTGAACACTTCGATTGGCTCCTCTTGGTTGAAGTAGTTGAAGATCGCAGTGTCATAATGCGAAGAAGTATTGAATGCGCGTTTCGCAAACGATTTACGTTGCTCTAAACTTGTTGCACCTTCCTGATTTTTTAAGATTTCCTCTAATTCCGTGTAATCATTTTTCGAAGAGATGATCACGACATCGTTGAAGTTTTTCGCAGCGGCGCGGATCAATGAAATACCACCGATGTCGATCTTCTCGATGATATCTTGCTCAGCAGCACCAGATGCTACAGTTTCTTCAAATGGGTATAAATCAACGATCACTAA
The DNA window shown above is from Sphingobacterium hotanense and carries:
- a CDS encoding AIR synthase related protein, encoding MSDLKYNQRGVSAGKEDVHNAIKNIDKGLFPKAFCKIIPDILGSDEEWCNIMHADGAGTKSSLAYVYWKETGDASVWRGIAQDAIIMNVDDLLCVGAIDNILLSSTIGRNKNLIPGEVIAEIINGTEEILAELRELGMGIYSTGGETADVGDLVRTIIVDSTVTCRMKREDVISNHRIQAGNVIVGLASYGQATYEKEYNGGMGSNGLTSARHDVFSKYIAEKYPESFDPAVPYDLVFAGGKALTDKIKVETGEEITAGKLVLSATRTYAPVIKQILDKYRSQIDGMVHCSGGAQTKVLHFVDAVHVIKDNLFPIPALFELIQKESNTDWQEMYKVFNMGHRMELYVPEEIAADIIAISESFGIPAQIIGRVEAADTKKVTIRSPYGEFIYE
- a CDS encoding DNA-deoxyinosine glycosylase, which gives rise to MDFKSSFPPIISADAKVLILGSLPGDLSLLQQQYYGHPQNRFWKLMHLLFEEELSGQYEDRKRLLLKNGVALWDVCATAIRPGSMDSDISEVQANAIPELLATYPGIKRVFFNGQKAMALHDKLLKRVEGVEYIGLPSTSPANARFHLALLKEHWAQIL
- the purH gene encoding bifunctional phosphoribosylaminoimidazolecarboxamide formyltransferase/IMP cyclohydrolase; this encodes MNHPVKIKNALVSVYYKDNLAPLIQLLHTYGVTFYSTGGTEAFIRDLDIPVERVEDLTGYPSILGGRVKTLHPNVFGGILSRRPLAEDKQQLDQYEIPEIDLVIVDLYPFEETVASGAAEQDIIEKIDIGGISLIRAAAKNFNDVVIISSKNDYTELEEILKNQEGATSLEQRKSFAKRAFNTSSHYDTAIFNYFNQEEPIEVFKQSEQKAQTLRYGENPHQKGVFFGNLDAMFDKLNGKELSYNNLVDVDAAVAIIDEFQEPTFAILKHTNACGVASRNTIKEAWLAALACDPVSAFGGVLICNAEVDKETAEEINNLFFEVLIAPSYSEDALQVLTAKKNRIILRRKEVALPSQQFKTLLNGVILQDKDNTVEGPKEMTSITEVKPTEEQLKDLYFANKIVKHTKSNTIVFAKDGTLIASGVGQTSRVDALKQAIEKAQSFGFEIKGSVMASDAFFPFPDCVEIAGDAGVVAVLQPGGSIKDQLSIDMANEKRVAMVTTGVRHFKH